The Aphis gossypii isolate Hap1 unplaced genomic scaffold, ASM2018417v2 Contig01094, whole genome shotgun sequence region atgtacctaagtgAATAGTTGGCGGTTTTACACGTTCCTTTTTTAATCCAATAACAGTCAGATTGTATACaggttaagtttataatttatttttagctgtgttatgtttttttaccaattggagaatatttttacaatctttTTAGAATGATAACATATACATCCTTGCTGTTGTTTGGCCATCTTTTTTCTGCAACTGTTGTATCATTAGCGCAAACCCAATTGGAAGTTCCTTGTCTTAGGTATGCAATGTAATGGCCAGAGCTCGTGTTTTCTCCCATATGTAATATTGCAGCTTGAGTTTTGTATTGTGCTCCAGCAATTTCCAAAATAGAGGTGGGTACGCCACTAAGTTTTAGATCTGTTATCTTTTTAGGTACGCGTCCATAGGTACGCATCGTACGCATCGGACGGATCGTATGAAACGGATCAATTTGTGATAGTGAGTCTACTGTATACGTAGCGATCGGATTGCCGATGTGACGGtcggattttttttagtaacattCGCATTTTCGTTGCGAGTGGACGATCGGAAACATTACAGTGTGTAAAATAGACCTAATAGTACCTAATAGACAACATGGAAAGTGATGAAGAACTTGTCATTATTGCTTCGTTATTAGCTGAAGAAGATGAAGAAGAAAGAAGAGTAAATAAgagaaaacataaaatatggatACATGACATATTCAAAAAAAGGTCACAATTTGGAGAATATCATACACTGTTTACTGATTTGCTCAACGACGATGTAAAATTCTTCCAGTATTTTCGTATGTCTCATGCCAAATTTACAACTCTTCTTGACATCTTAAGTCCTCATATATTAAGACAGAATACAACATACAGAAAGGCCATAGAACCAGAACAACAACTTGCTGTGTGTTTaaggtatgtataaaaaaacaattagttttaaatattaaaaaatataattattgggtaggtattaaatattaagtaggtacatcgTTTCACACGCAATGCAAAAAACAACacgattacatttttaaaccaattagttttttattctaGTTGAGTCagttttttacaatgatgtacaAAACAAAGTTATTccgatacattatttatattattataaggaaattttaaaaattgacttaGATATTGATTATCTTGATCCTGCGTATAAGAAAATTCGTTTGTGGAAGGTGATTGAGTCATAATGGCACTTGAATTAGTCAAAGGAGACATCGATGCATTAGAATTAGGCGACGGAGTCATAACTACATTTGAATCAGGTGAAGGAGACATCGTTACGGGTGACGGGCAATGAACATGCAAAGTTTCGTTCATGGCAGGTGAAAAATACATTGTTCTATTTGAAGTTTGTTTTGAAGTAGACGGTGTACAAAACCTTGAATAATTTGATGGTGGCGGAGGCATCGTTACGTTGGAAACAGGAGTTGGTGAAGTTATCGCGAGTTGCATCTCTACATTGTTAACCATTTGAAATAATTGCGCCTTAATGTGAACTTGATCTCGAATAGGAAAAGTCTTGACTGTTTTtgccatatttaaaaaattcaaccatAGGATCACTCTGAATGCTGTTGAGTTGTTCTTTTCTGATAAATATTCCTGAAGGACGTTAGCTGCAGTTGGTTGTTGTGTTGTTACAAACTTTGATTTTCTACCAACATTTCGTGATGACAACATGGACGATGTTGGTTGTGACTCTTGTGTATCACTTGATTCAGTTACTGTACcactatctaaattatttagattacgTGATATTTCAAGCTCTTTTCCATCACCGTCACTATCATCACCAATAGGTGGCGATAAGTTTGAAAGTCTCTCTTCCTCGTCATTCAAATACGGAGTGAGGAAAGTGAGCTCTTTATAGTATTTGGGAGGCTTCAGTTTTGATGCTGCTTGGCCGCTTTTGGTTTTGCGCAGATTCAAAGCCTTCCTATGATTGTCTCTAGTTCTAGTCCATCTCTCCTTGCATGCATTACCTGTAATGCATTACAatgaatcaatatttttagattatgatCGAGGCGATTAACGATGTGCTGATTTTACGACGtgtgtttgttttatattctgaacggagtggtGAATGtactaattttacaatacgaaaccaattttggtttttggtgtaactaaaataaatgaccGAAGAATGTAGATACATGAAATTTCGACTGAATGtttgtattagtattttctatacacgattaaaatattttgatttgttttgaaCTGTTTACagacattttaagtttcaaattgtttaagttaattattaataaatataaaatatttattattgcttagTTTTTATAGCTAAGGATACGCGTAtgttaatctatttatttataggtatttgagtatttagaataatattaaacttgttTCGGTTGCCATTACTTTTGTTTCAGGTTTTTGGCCACTGGGAACTCTTTTCgttcaatttcattttcttttaGGCTAGGTGAACGCACAGTACGAAGAATCGTTTACTCAACCTGCGAAGCCATATCCCAGTTTCTACAGCCCCTAGTAATGCCTAAACCATCTGAAGAAGTATGGAGAAAATCGGAAGAAGGTTTTCGTGAAAAGTGGAATTTTCCTAACGCGATTGCTGCCATTGATGGAAAACACGTGTTGATACAGGCACCACCGCACAGTggatcaaattatttttgttataaaaaacacTTTAGTACGGTGCTATTAGCCTTAGTGgatgcaaattataatttatagtcgtAGATATTGGGGCTTTTGGTAAAAACTCTGATGCTAGCATTTTGCGAAATTCTAATTTGGGTAAAGGGTTACAGAATGGAACACTAAATATACCTTCACCAAAAATACTACCAGGGGGCAATGACGTATTACCTCACGTCATAATTGGTGATGAAGCTTTCCCATTATGCACGAATTTGATGCGACCATACCCACGCGACGATGCACAAAgaaacgaagaaaaaaaagtgtttaacTATCGGTTGAGTCGTGCTAGAAATACTGTGGAAAATACATTTGGAAAATAGGCACggaaatttagaattttctaACGTAAGTTGTCTATGTCTCAACAACACATTGTGAGTGTGGTAATGGCTACATGCTGCTTGCACAACTTTCTAAGAAATGACACGTGTCACTGGACAGAAaatgatttgaatatttctatttCCAACATGAGAGGACTGCAAGATTTAAGAAATATAGGTGGAAATTCGAAAACAGATGCTCTAGCAGTTAGGGATGGTTTCAAAAGTTATTTCAATTCAGCAGCAGGGTCAGTAGAATGGCAATTAAGGAGAGTTCGAGCTGGAAGGAGGTTCACGTAACTCTATGATAAAGTGGttaactaaacattttgtacctatataaatagctTTATTTTACCAACTAATTATATTGAGATATGAATACACTTACCAGTTTGATTTAATCTTTTTCCAATTTCTTCCCAAATATTATCTCGTCTTTGTTGATTTGAATAGTGAGggtgttttaaattgtacaactCTTCGTATTCTTGTACAATTGTTATTAGCCTTGCGATGTCCATGATatgcgtaataataattatagttaaaatattaaatatattataattaaaacacgtGAGTACTGAGTGtcgaaaaacaacaaaattcaaatgatCAGTGAGGCGACCAGTGACGACCGGTTGTGACAGGCGTCCACTTATCGGCAATCCGTATGACGTCATCCGCACCAGTCGGAAAAGTTGCCCCTTCGATCAATTTCGTCGGCATTACCGACGGACCGATGCGTGCGGTCCGTCCGTTGCCGGTCAGTGGACGCACATGTATAACttactatactaataattctaaaatccGTTTCATACGATCCGTCCGGTGCGTACGATGCGTACCTATGGACGCGTACCTTTTGGGAACAAATTTACCATTTACAAATGTtggaataaatagttttagttgaATTACTATATACTCATATGCCTCTATTATCTGATGTTTATCTTCAGAACCTCCtatgttattacaattattgcatttgtaGTCGTCTAATGTATtccaaacattttgatttgttgaaaataatgtttgcaaAGTTTGTGATCTGTGCCGTGGAAtctcaaaatgtaaaatcaaaCTTGTAGGTGCATAGTTGGCCGTTGTATGATTACAAGTATTGCAACGAATGGTATACAATTCTTGAAATCCAAATAAAGATTCAAATGTAGGTCTACTACGGTCCATAAGTGcttctaaaaattctatacaatCTTGTTGCTGTtgcagagtatataatattgtctcgtTGTCCAAATATTCTCTGATTGTTCGAGTATCACATGACCCACTGTTGCTTGTATATTCGTGTAAGCTATGTTGAAGTGTTGGTCCGAGTTGATTATTGTGAATTTCATTTACAAGAGATTGGCAATTAAAAAGAACCTGTATGACAGAATTAGCATAACATGATACACCATCAGTGTTAGTAAAGCCACAAAATATACTACTTGATGTTATTTCAACTTTATTCTtattacttgatatttttattgtttttggattttttgacACAGTTGCATTATCACTTATTGTTTCTAATAATGAATCTGACCTTATGTTGCAATTTTTTGGAACTTTGAGAGTATTACTATTGACctgaataaattgaatatcattaattatgatattataatcaactattttggttgatttagttttagtttctgGAACCAAAATAGTGTCACTATCAACCTGTATAAACTCAATATCGtccaagttattattattcaggacCTTAGTTgatttaatcgattttttagatttttccacGGAAATCCATCGATTGCAGTAACgtttggtttaataaaattgtttttgacttCTTCTTGTAAAATTTGGTCATCAACAGtctcagaatatttttctatttccttGAAAGTATCTATGTCCATAACCAGAATAGGTCTGTGATCACTTATGAGGGACTCGTACACCAAAGCTGCAATGTCAACATTTGTAATGACATTGTCAATGGTTGTTCCGTGATCTGTAGTAATACCGTCaaccaatattttgtaattgaaatgttttaatatttgaactagtTGTTTTGGCGGTTTGTTGAAGTTTACATTGAAATCACCAATAaagataacattgtttttggtGGAAGCTACCGTTTCAATGAAATCACAAAGCTTCTGTACAGGAAAATTTGGCGATGAATATATcccaatataggtaatattttcaatgataacTTCAATTGCTTCTAAGTGTGTCTTTTTCTTTTGATCTTGAAGCAATGTTGTGCTGCAGattatttctttatgattAATGGATTCTCCAACAAAACAATTGAACCACTTTTACCATTTGCATGTATACTGTCTATTCTACAGCATTCAGTATGGTTCTTAATGGTATATGTGTCAGATGATTTTGAACCAGTTTCTTGgaagaacattattttagattgtaaAAGGACGATATCCGCATTAATGtgagtttcatatttttttaaagacctTATACTGTGTGACATGCAGGAGAGTGGCATGTTGTGTGTCATAATTCTAGAAAAACGCGGAAAAAGAGCACAACTTGGTGTCCTGAGTCTGCACATCTCATGTTCAACTTTTGCAGAAGGTTTTGGTGGCTTTGCAGGAAAGTAATCTATACGCAAACCTTGAGCAGAAGTTGCTCGACTACAtcctacatataacatattgcaCTTCAAGAATTTTTGGGGTATATGAAATGCTACAGATTGATATGTGGCACCTTGACTTTTGTGTACCGTCAATGCCAAAGCTTCCACTAAGGGCAATTGCATTCTAGTTACTTTATGGTGCTCTGCATTACCGAgttgaaattctaattttataatttcaattggtGTCCACTTGCACATATAATCTGTGTGTTCGCCTTCGggttttagtttgttttttatcttcTGTCTGGTTAGTGACCCCACATCTGGCTCATCAAACTTGATCCAAACTCTTTTTGCAACTTCTTTACCTCCTGCAGTCTGTCCTTTGTTTATTTGCATGAGTTCTCCGATTGCACCGTTCACTATGCCGTCTTCGGTTGAAATGTTTGCTATCACCATTTATTTAGctgtttcttttaaaactaacCTTAAAGCTAAACCCGTAGTGTTTTGTCGTGGCAGTTTCTTGGCAGATTCAATATCCGATCGTTTCGCAGACGTATCAATGGCTTCGGATATGAAACTAACTCGATTCATAGAGTTAAGCACTCTCCTGTTCATTTCGTCGACTTCGTTATTAGTAGCCCAAAGATGCATTACTTGTGGTTGAAAAGTAATGTCTAGGTGGGTTATAag contains the following coding sequences:
- the LOC126555778 gene encoding uncharacterized protein LOC126555778; this encodes MPKPSEEVWRKSEEGFREKWNFPNAIAAIDGKHVLIQAPPHSGSNYFCYKKHFIVDIGAFGKNSDASILRNSNLGKGLQNGTLNIPSPKILPGGNDVLPHVIIGDEAFPLCTNLMRPYPRDDAQRNEEKKVFNYRLSRARNTVENTFGK
- the LOC126555780 gene encoding uncharacterized protein LOC126555780 isoform X2, with translation MYLHSSVIYFSYTKNQNWFRIVKLVHSPLRSEYKTNTRNACKERWTRTRDNHRKALNLRKTKSGQAASKLKPPKYYKELTFLTPYLNDEEERLSNLSPPIGDDSDGDGKELEISRNLNNLDSGTVTESSDTQESQPTSSMLSSRNVGRKSKFVTTQQPTAANVLQEYLSEKNNSTAFRVILWLNFLNMAKTVKTFPIRDQVHIKAQLFQMVNNVEMQLAITSPTPVSNVTMPPPPSNYSRFCTPSTSKQTSNRTMYFSPAMNETLHVHCPSPVTMSPSPDSNVVMTPSPNSNASMSPLTNSSAIMTQSPSTNEFSYTQDQDNQYLSQFLKFPYNNINNVSE
- the LOC126555780 gene encoding uncharacterized protein LOC126555780 isoform X1, with amino-acid sequence MYLHSSVIYFSYTKNQNWFRIVKLVHSPLRSEYKTNTRRNACKERWTRTRDNHRKALNLRKTKSGQAASKLKPPKYYKELTFLTPYLNDEEERLSNLSPPIGDDSDGDGKELEISRNLNNLDSGTVTESSDTQESQPTSSMLSSRNVGRKSKFVTTQQPTAANVLQEYLSEKNNSTAFRVILWLNFLNMAKTVKTFPIRDQVHIKAQLFQMVNNVEMQLAITSPTPVSNVTMPPPPSNYSRFCTPSTSKQTSNRTMYFSPAMNETLHVHCPSPVTMSPSPDSNVVMTPSPNSNASMSPLTNSSAIMTQSPSTNEFSYTQDQDNQYLSQFLKFPYNNINNVSE